Sequence from the Fusobacterium periodonticum ATCC 33693 genome:
TAACTCTCTTCCAAATTTTGTAAATAACTTTGCTCTTTTCTTATCTTGAGCACCTTTTCTATGTTGTATATTATTCCATTTACTATGTCCAGACACAGAAAAACCTCCTATAATTTTTAATTTATATTAAATTTTATCATATATAAGAAATTTATTCTAGCCTTTTTTATTGTTTTATCTAATTTTAGATATAATACCAATACCAAAGACAGGTCCACTATGACTACCTATAGTAGCACCTATTTCAAATCTTCCCCTATATTCTATTTTTCTCATAGTATCTGCTGTTTTCTTTAGAATATCTGTACTTTGTAATTCTTGGTTAGTTCCTCCCCAAGCAGTGTATAGATAGATACTATTTTTACCTTCATTTTTAATAATTTTTTCCATATAAGAGATAGCTCCTCTTTCTCCAAAAGTCTTAGTTTCAAGAGTAACTTCTCCATCTTCAATTTTTAATACAGGTCTTAATTTTAAAAGACTTCCTATCATTGAAGAAGCTCTTCCAATTCTTCCACCTTTTTCTAAGTAAGTTAAATCACTTACTGCAAAGTATACTTTCATTTTATCTGCAATTTCATAAAGTCTTGCTAAAATAGTTTCAAGTTTTGCATCTTCCTTAGCCATTTTTGCAGCTTCAAGCACTTGATAAGCTTGACCAAATGTCACAGATTTAGAATCAACTATAATTATATCTTTTTCTCTTTTTATCATTTCTCTTGCAACTTTTGCAACTTGTTGAGTTCCACTCATCTTACTAGACATATGAATAGAAATTATTTTTTCGTAACCTTTATTAAATAATTCTTCATAATAATCTCTAAATTCTGCTGGAGAAGGTTGAGCAGTCTTTGGCATAACTTTTTCTGTAAGTAATTTATGCCAAAATTCTTTTTTGCTTATATCAACACCATCTTTATAGTTATTTTCACCTATTCTAAGTCTTACTGGAATAATAGTTATATCTAATCCTTCTGTCATTTCAAGAGTTAAGTCAGAAGCTGAATCTGTTAAGATAGCAATCTTTGATAGGCTAGGATCTCTTTGTTCTAAGTAAATATAGTAAGAATAGTTATCTTGTTCTCCATCATACATATAGAATTTTTTTAAATTCTTAGCTGTAATAATTTCATTAGCTTCTTCAGTAGCTGTTTTTCCTTTAACTACAGTAAGAGATAAAGTTTTATCATTTATATATTTATCAGATACTATTTTAACTAAATCTTCTAGTGTTCCTGCTTTTTCTGTTAAAGCACCATTTACAAGAGCTATATGATCTCCAATTTTAATTTCTATGTCATTTACTTTAGTGTCTCTAACAGCTTTTGTAATTTCAATAGAATTATTGAATTTCAATTGTCTTAGTAAACCTTGAAGATTCATTTTTCTATTTTTAGTGAAGTAATATCCTTCTAACATTGTCTTTGTATCTATAACTATAATATCTCTTTTATCCCTTTTTGCTGCTAATTTAGCACTAGCAATAATATTTTTATTATTAGGTAGAATATATATAGTCTTTGCACTAATTTTTTTCAATCCATCTTCTATATCTGCAACAGAAGGATTTTTAGTTTGCCCTCCAATTAAAGTTGCAGCAGCTCCATCTTTTAAGAAAAGATCAGCTATATTCTTATTGTCTACCACAGCATAGATAGCTACATTATTTTCAATATTTTTTTCATTAAACAGTAATTTAACTGTTTCTTCAACTTCAACTAGAGGAGCTTTTCCACCATTTAACTCTTCTTCTTTGATTAAAACATGGTTGTGTTGAATTTCCATATTTTCAATCTTCATATTATTCAAGTTACCTAAAGCTCCAGCTATTTCCAAAACTTGCCCTGGATGGTTAGTGTGTATATGAGTCTTAGTTTTCTTTCTTGTTTGTGCAACAACCATAGAATCTCCAAGTTGCTCAATTTTAGCTTTATATTCTTCTAAATCAAAATCTCCTGATTCTATTATAAACTCAGTACAATATTTGAATTTTATTTCATTTTTATTTACATATTCAAGTTTTTGTTTTCTGTTTACTTGAGAATTGGCTATTCTAGCTAAATCTTTTAGCATCTCAGGATCTGTTACAGATTTTTCAAATCCTTCAAGCACATAGAAGATTCCCTTTCCTCCTGCATCAACAACTCCAGCTTCTTTTAATTTAGGTAAAAGATTAGGAGTATCATCAACAGCTTCAGCTGCTGCATTTTTTAAATGAACTAAGAAAGGAATAAAGTCATCCTTTGGTCCTTCATAAGCTATTGCAGCTTCTGAAACTTTTCTAATAACAGTAAGTATTGTTCCTTCAACTGGTTGGCTTACAGCCATATATGCTCTTTCTTTTGCTGAAACAAAAGCTCTTGCTGCCTTAGGAACTGTAATTTCTTCTGTATCTCTAACTTCATCCAAGAATCCTTGAATAATTTGAGATAGAATTGTTCCTGAATTTCCTCTTGCTCCTAATAAAACAGCCTCAGAAATTATATCTACAAGTTCTTCCATTTTAGGTTCTGTTTGTAAACCTATTAAAGCATTTTCTACAGATTGTAATGTCATAGACATGTTTGTTCCTGTATCTCCATCAGGAACAGGGTAAACATTTAGGTCATTTAAAACATCTGCGTATTTTAAAAGCCATCTACTTGCTGCTATAAATAATTTAGTCAGCCTAAGTGGCGTTAAAACTTTTATTTCTATTTTCATATTACCTCCAATTAGAATGTTGGTGGACTAACCACCCACAGTGCTTTTACTTCTTTTTTTGAAGTATTTTTAAACCTATGGTTTAAGCTAGATTTAAAATATAGGCTATCTCCTTTAGCTAATTTATATTTTTTATTAGCCACATGTACTTCTAATTCACCTTCTAATATATATATAAATTCTTCTGAATTACCATGGCTATAGTAATCTCTTCCACTTTCACCATCTATACCTATTTCATAAATTATAGGTTCCATATTCTTTTCTTTATTGCTAGCAAGTAAAATACCCATTTTTATATTAGAATCAATACTTTCTATGTATCTTACATTTGCTGCCTTAACATGTTCAATATTTCTAATATCATCTTCTTCATCTTCAATAAGATAGGCAACTCTAACATCTAGAGTATGAGCTATCTTCTTTAAGTTTTCTATTGAAGGAGACGCTTTTCCTTGTTCAATTTGAGATAAGAAACTTGCTGATAATTCTACTTTTGTTGCAAGTTCTCTTAAAGACATTCCTTTATCGTTTCTACTTTTCTTTAATTTCTCACCTATAGTCATTTCCTTTTACCGTACCTTTTATTTTAATATTTTTAATAAGTTGTAAAGAGCATGCATCATTGCTCTCTGCCTTATTTTATTTCTATCACCTTTTAATTCTCTTCTAAAAATTTTTACTTCATCTTTTACTCTAATTCCAATATAGACAAGTCCAACAGGTTTTTCTTTACTTCCTCCACCTGGTCCTGCTATTCCAGTAGTTGAAATTGCAACATCTGTCTTTAGACCTTCAAGCATTTCTCTTGCTACTTCTTCACTCACAGCCCCATATTTTTCTAAAGTTTCTTTTTTCACTTTTAGCCTTTTAATCTTGGCTTCATTTGAATAAGAAACTATACTTTCTATAAAGTTTTCAGATATTCCTGGAACTTCAATCAACTTACTAGCTATCATACCACCTGTACAAGACTCTGCTGTTGAAATTGTAAGTGGTTTCTCACCTGAGTTTAAACATTCATAAATTGTATTTTCTATTCTATCAGTGTCTTCTCCAATTATGAACTCAGATATTCTATTATATAATTTTTTAACAATTTTTTCTACATTCTTTTTATTTTTACTACTTGTTTGTAGTCTTATTAAAGTTCCATAATCTTTAACTAAAAATTCATAGAATATACCTTCTTCAGTGAATAAATCTTTTACAGTATTTTCAAGTACACTTTCCCCTATACCATAAGTAATTATATCTTTGATATAGATTTGAGTTTTTAAATTATTTTCTTTAACATAGTATTTTAAAAACTTAGGAAACATATTTTTTAATTCATTAGGAAAACCTGGAAAAGCAACTAAACCATCTACATAAACTGCTGGTGCCATACCTACATCATTTTTAAAACTGATAGCTCCTTCAGGTTTTTCAACTTCTTTAAAATTAGTTTTATTAGGATTTTTGTAAGCTTTATATTTCTTTAAAAGTTCATTTTTTTCTTTTTCATCTACAACTAATTTTTTCTTTAAAAATTTTGCCATTGCTTCTTTGGTTATATCATCATCAGTAGGTCCTAAGCCTCCTGTTAGAATAACTAAATCAACATTCTTTTTAGCATACTTTAAAGCTTTTACTATTTCATCCATGACATCTCTAACTGTCATTTTAAATTCTATTTCTATTCCATATTTGTTTAGTTCTTCTGCTATATAGATGCTATTTGTATCTATTGTTGCACCATTTAATAATTCTGTTCCTACTAAAAATATTCCTGCTTTCATTTTCCCTCCATTAATAGAAAAATTTTGTCCAGATAAATACTAGAATAAAGTTTCCTATAATTCCAGCTAAGAAATCATCTAAGACTACCCCCACACCATTTCCAAAATTTTGTGATTTATATATAGGTCCTATTTTTGTTATGTCTAATATTCTAAAAATTATAAATGCTAATCCCATAGCAATTAAAGTTGCCTTTATACCAACAGGATTTATTAAAAATAAGGTAGTCAAGAATCCAAGAACTTCATCAATTACAACTGCTTGAGGATCTTCTTTTTTAAAGATTTCTTTTTCACATATATCTGATACATAGACTGCTATAGCAAAGAATGTAACTAAAAACACTAAGTAAAATGAGTTGTAAACCATTACATTTAAAAAGAATCTTTTAATGTATGTTAAAAATAAAAATATTGGTATACCTCCAAGAGTTCCAAATGTTCCTGGCATAAATGACATTTCTCCTAAACCAAAACAAGTGGCTAGGTTTTTTATAAGTTTATGATTATGATTGTGTCCTGACATCAATACACCCCCCTTTTATAGTTATATTCTCTGTATTCGCCTTTTCTTGTCTTTAATTGTTTTAAAACTTTTTTAATTTCATCAATAGTTTCAGTAGTAAATTCTAAAACTATTATATCCACATTTAGTTTCTTAATGTCTTCTTCTAAATTAATAATGTTAAGTGGCTTATCTAAAAATATCTCTGTTCCATATTCATTTCTGATAATATTAAATCTATCATTTTCTTTATTGGTAATGACTTCATCTTTATTCTCAGCTATGTCCACATCTATAGTCATTCCTTTTAACTTTGAATAAACTAGCAAAGCCTTTTTTAATCTTGTCTTTCCTAATTCTCTTATCTTAGCAAAGTTTATTTCAGGTGAGACTATAAAACTTTCTAAATTCTTTATTCTTTCTAAAACTGAGATAGTATAAGAATTTACTATATTCATATTCCAATTTAACATAACAGATGAATTTTTATTTTCTAATAACTCATAGAGATTAGAAGCTAATTTATTATCTAAGTTATGTTGACTTAACTTAGATTGTTTAGCTATATCATAAGTTCTATCATATATTTCACTTATGTTATATTCATCTTTTACTTTTTCTAAAAAGCTTCTTTGTTCCTCATTAGAGACAATAACCCTTATTTCTACATCTTTAGGTTCATCTTTTTCTATCTCTAATTTAAAATATTCTTGATTAGATGCTTTTAATTCACTGTCTAAATCTCTTCTAAAATATGAAAGTATCTCTTCTCTAAACTTTTCAACTGCTGTTCTTTTTAAATTTTTTAATTCTGATAGAGGAATAAAAATATCTTCATCTATATCAACTTCAATATTTTTAACAGTGAATTCACTGTCACCTATTTCAGATAACTTTTCCTTTATATCCTCTTCACTTATTGCTCTTTTTTGTGCTTTTTGAGTTAAAGCTTCAGAGATTTCTTCTAAATTTAAAATTCTATTTCCATTTTCATCTTCTAAATAAATTTTTAAATTTAATTTTTCATTTAATTTAGCAGTAAAATTAAAATTTACTTCTAACTTTTTATCTGTATTTTTTAATTTTTTTGAAATCTCATCATTTAATCTTTTATTGTAATTTCTAAAAATATACTTTGTTCCTTCTGGAAAATTTAGAATTAACTTTTCATTTTTATAAGCTATTTTTCTATCTTCTTTTACATTGACTACATTTATCTTTCCTATATATGTTCCACCAAGATTTTTATAATCCTTAGAAACAAAGGTTACTCCATCTCCTGAAACTATATCTTCATCTAGCCTTATATTCTTTCCTAGGACTTCTCCTATTTTTTCACCCATATTATATGAATAATCTCTATTCATAATGGCTTTATCATTGTTATAGAAATATCCCTTTGAATAACCTCTATTGAATAATTTATGAGTGTTTTCTTCCTTATCTATTCCATTTATTAGACTTCTAAAATATGAAACTGTCTCATAGACATAGGAAACATCTTTCATTCTTCCTTCAACTTTTATACTTTCTACTCCAATTTCTTGTAGTTTTTTTATTTCATCAAAACCATATAACTGGTCTTTAGGACTTAAAAAATATGATTTTTCTCCACAAGAAGTTTTGTATTCCTTTCTACAAGGTTGGGCACACATTCCACGATTACCACTTCTTCCACCTATGAAGCTACTCATATAGCAATTACCTGAAAATGATATACACAGTGAACCTGAAACAAATATTTCAAGCTCCATATCTGTGTTTTCTCTGATTTCTTTTATTTCTTCAAAGCTCAATTCTCTAGGTAAAACTATTCTTTTGAAACCTAATTCCTTTAAATAATTGATTTCATAATGGTTGGCAACAGTCATCTGTGTACTTCCATGAATTTCTATGCTAGGAAAGTTTTTATACAAATACTCTGCATAACCTAAATCTTGAACTATTATTGCATCTAAACCATAATTATATAGCTCTTTTAAAGTTGGATATAGAAGCTCTATCTCCCTATTAGTCATTATAGTATTAAGAGTTAAGAATATTCTACTACCTCTTAAATGTGCATAATCTATTGCTTTTTTTAATTCTTCAACCGTAAAGTTTTCAGCATTTCTTCTTGCTCCAAAACCTTTCAAACCTAAGTATATTTCATCAGCTGTTGCACTAATAGCAGAATAGAACCTCTCCATATTACCTGCAGGTGCTACAATTTTCATATTTTTTCACAAAACCTTTCTATTTTTTCATATAATTCTTCTAAACTTGTGTTATTTTCTATAACAATATCAGCTTTCTTTATTCTTTCTTCATTTGATATTTGAGATTTTATTATTTTACTTGCTAGTTCTCTGTCTATATTATCTCTTTCAACTATTCTATTTAATTGAACATCATAGTCTGAGATAACAACTAATATTTTATCACAAAATTTGTCTATTCCACTTTCAAATAACAAAGGTACATCAAAAATTATTGTTTCATCTGCATTTTTTTCTTTTAATTCTCTGTAAAAATCAATAACTTTTGGATGTATTATAGCATTTAATTTTTTTAATTTATTCTTATCAGCAAAAACTATTTCTTTTAATTTTTTTCTATCAACTTTTCCATCTTCAGCTAAAATTTTATCTCCAAAATTTAAGATAATTTCATTTTGAACTAATTTTTTTTCTGAAATATCTTTTGCAATTCTATCTGCATCATAAACTTTAAAACCTTTTTCAGCTAAATATTTTGATACAGTACTTTTACCACTAGCTATTCCACCAGTTAAACCTACTATCATAACTCCCCCTAGCTTATGTATAGTTTCCAAATATCATAATCAGGTAATTTTTTTATTTACTTATGTTCAGAATATTAATTTATCCTAAAGAATAATTTATCACAAAATTCAATTAATATCAATTTTTTATTACATATAGTATAGATTAAAAAAATTAAGATTTAGTTAAAATCTACTTAACTTTTAAACTTAAAGTAAAATAAGTGAATTTTTTCCTCTTTTTATTTTAAAAATTTTATTGACTTTTTTCATTTTAAGCTATAACCTATGGATATAATATTTGAAAGGGAAAGAGCATGAAGAAGATAAAATTTTTATTAGTCTTTTTACCTCTACTTACAGGGGCTTTAATTTATCTTTTGTATAGAAGTAAAAACCTCTATTATTACAATTTTATACATTTTTTGGATATCAATGGTTTCGTTCTTCTAGCAAGAGAGACAGCCACTCTATACAGAAAACTATTTCCAACATGGGTTATCTATTCACTACCTGATGGCTTATGGCTTTTTTCTGCTGGAGCAGTATTTTTAATTGCTAGAAAAAGATTCTTTCTTCATGTTGTATGGTTTTTCTTTATATATTTACTTGTTATCTTAGGAGAATTTGTACAAAAGTTTTTTGGTGGGCATGGAACTCCCGTAGGAACTTTTGATAAATCAGATATAGTTGCTTTCACCTATGCCTATATAAGTATCAATGTTGTTGCCATAATTTTAAGATTATTTCAAAATAAAGATAAATATATATTCAAAAATTCAAAAGAAATTCTTGAAAATATATGTTATACTATAATAATATCAATCGTAGGATTGTTAGCAAATATGTTTTAATTCGTAAAAGTCGGGAGGTAGAGAATGAAAAAAAAGAATGTTACAGTATATTGTGGAGCATCATTTGGAGTTGATGAATCATATCAAAATATAACTAGAAAACTAGGAGAATGGATAGGTAAAAATAATTATAATCTTGTCTATGGTGGAGGTAGATCAGGTTTAATGGGACTGATTGCTGATTCAGTTCTTGAAAACGGTGGAAAAGTTACAGGAATAATAACTCATTTTCTATCAGAAAGAGAAATTGCTCATGATGGTATAACTAAACTTATAAAAGTAGATACTATGTCTGAAAGAAAAAAGAAAATGGCAGATTTAGCTGATATCTTTATAGCACTTCCTGGAGGTCCTGGAACTTTAGAAGAAATAACTGAAGTTGTTTCTTGGGCAGTTTTAGCCTTACATCCTTGTCCTTGTATATTTTTTAATTTTGATAATTACTACAATCATATCAGAGATTTTTATGATTTAATGGTTGAAAAAGGATATATGAAAAAAGAAGCAAGAGAAAAACTTTGCTTCACTGACTCTTTTGAAGAAATGGAAAAATTCATAGCTTCTTATGTGCCACCAAAAGCAAGAGAATATCATGGCGAATAAAAAAGAGGTTGTTGCAAATTTACAACAACCTCTTCATTTTTTTAATCTCTCAATGCCAATGGCATTAATATATAAATATAATCTTCCTTATCTTTTTCATACACTTTTACTGCTGAATTAGCATACATAAATTCTAAAATTAATTCTTTTTCTTTAGGAATATTTTGTATAAATTCTAACAAGTATTTAGAATTCAAAGAAATTTTTAAATCTTCACCTTCAAAGCTAATATTTAACTCTTCATTTATTCTTGCAATATCATTTAAAGCTGATATTATTAACTTACTTTCTCCATTGTCACTATGTTTAAATTGATAAGTTGATGAATACTTTGATTCCATATTACTTCTTGAGAAAATTAAAACTCTTTTTAATAAATTAGTAAATTTTTCATTATTTATAGATAATTTTTTATCATAAGTTATGTTTGATAATATATCTGCATAATTAGGGAACCTTAATTCAATTAATTTTGTAATAATAGTAGTTTCTTTATACTTAAAATACAGATGTGCTCCTTCTTTATATATTTTTATAAGTTCATTGTCTAGGCCTTTAACAATTTTAACAACAGAAGAAATAGCATCAGCTGGAACACTCACTGCAAAATCATTAATTTCATTTTCTACATCTTTCTTTAAATAAGTTAAACGATAAGTATTAGTTGAAACAAAATTTAAAGTCTTATTATTACTTTCTATTCTAATACAGTTCATGGCTATGTTATCTGGAGTATCAGCTGAGAATAAAACTTTCTCAAAGATTTCAACTAGCTCTTGACTAGGCATTTCAAATTTAAAATTATTCTCATTTAAATTTATATACTCAAAAGTGCTTGGATAATCTTCTGTAGTGAATACATCATATTCTGTTGTAGAGTCTTCAGTTTCAATAAATAGAATATTTCCATTTTCAACTCTCAAAACTACAAATTCATCTTTTATTTCCTTTAGATATTCGTCTATGATAGAAGCTCTAAAAGCAACTTCTCCTTCTTTTATAACTTCATTTACATCTATAGAAGTTTTTATAGTTGTATCTAAATTTGTCCCAGTAAAATATACTTTATTATCCTTAACTTTTGCATAAACACAAGAA
This genomic interval carries:
- a CDS encoding peptidase U32 family protein; its protein translation is MKIVAPAGNMERFYSAISATADEIYLGLKGFGARRNAENFTVEELKKAIDYAHLRGSRIFLTLNTIMTNREIELLYPTLKELYNYGLDAIIVQDLGYAEYLYKNFPSIEIHGSTQMTVANHYEINYLKELGFKRIVLPRELSFEEIKEIRENTDMELEIFVSGSLCISFSGNCYMSSFIGGRSGNRGMCAQPCRKEYKTSCGEKSYFLSPKDQLYGFDEIKKLQEIGVESIKVEGRMKDVSYVYETVSYFRSLINGIDKEENTHKLFNRGYSKGYFYNNDKAIMNRDYSYNMGEKIGEVLGKNIRLDEDIVSGDGVTFVSKDYKNLGGTYIGKINVVNVKEDRKIAYKNEKLILNFPEGTKYIFRNYNKRLNDEISKKLKNTDKKLEVNFNFTAKLNEKLNLKIYLEDENGNRILNLEEISEALTQKAQKRAISEEDIKEKLSEIGDSEFTVKNIEVDIDEDIFIPLSELKNLKRTAVEKFREEILSYFRRDLDSELKASNQEYFKLEIEKDEPKDVEIRVIVSNEEQRSFLEKVKDEYNISEIYDRTYDIAKQSKLSQHNLDNKLASNLYELLENKNSSVMLNWNMNIVNSYTISVLERIKNLESFIVSPEINFAKIRELGKTRLKKALLVYSKLKGMTIDVDIAENKDEVITNKENDRFNIIRNEYGTEIFLDKPLNIINLEEDIKKLNVDIIVLEFTTETIDEIKKVLKQLKTRKGEYREYNYKRGVY
- a CDS encoding phosphatidylglycerophosphatase A family protein, yielding MSGHNHNHKLIKNLATCFGLGEMSFMPGTFGTLGGIPIFLFLTYIKRFFLNVMVYNSFYLVFLVTFFAIAVYVSDICEKEIFKKEDPQAVVIDEVLGFLTTLFLINPVGIKATLIAMGLAFIIFRILDITKIGPIYKSQNFGNGVGVVLDDFLAGIIGNFILVFIWTKFFY
- the dnaN gene encoding DNA polymerase III subunit beta, which gives rise to MHIKVNRQNFLTAVRTVEKSIKDNLIKPILSCVYAKVKDNKVYFTGTNLDTTIKTSIDVNEVIKEGEVAFRASIIDEYLKEIKDEFVVLRVENGNILFIETEDSTTEYDVFTTEDYPSTFEYINLNENNFKFEMPSQELVEIFEKVLFSADTPDNIAMNCIRIESNNKTLNFVSTNTYRLTYLKKDVENEINDFAVSVPADAISSVVKIVKGLDNELIKIYKEGAHLYFKYKETTIITKLIELRFPNYADILSNITYDKKLSINNEKFTNLLKRVLIFSRSNMESKYSSTYQFKHSDNGESKLIISALNDIARINEELNISFEGEDLKISLNSKYLLEFIQNIPKEKELILEFMYANSAVKVYEKDKEDYIYILMPLALRD
- the coaE gene encoding dephospho-CoA kinase (Dephospho-CoA kinase (CoaE) performs the final step in coenzyme A biosynthesis.), whose amino-acid sequence is MIVGLTGGIASGKSTVSKYLAEKGFKVYDADRIAKDISEKKLVQNEIILNFGDKILAEDGKVDRKKLKEIVFADKNKLKKLNAIIHPKVIDFYRELKEKNADETIIFDVPLLFESGIDKFCDKILVVISDYDVQLNRIVERDNIDRELASKIIKSQISNEERIKKADIVIENNTSLEELYEKIERFCEKI
- a CDS encoding DegV family EDD domain-containing protein — protein: MKIEIKVLTPLRLTKLFIAASRWLLKYADVLNDLNVYPVPDGDTGTNMSMTLQSVENALIGLQTEPKMEELVDIISEAVLLGARGNSGTILSQIIQGFLDEVRDTEEITVPKAARAFVSAKERAYMAVSQPVEGTILTVIRKVSEAAIAYEGPKDDFIPFLVHLKNAAAEAVDDTPNLLPKLKEAGVVDAGGKGIFYVLEGFEKSVTDPEMLKDLARIANSQVNRKQKLEYVNKNEIKFKYCTEFIIESGDFDLEEYKAKIEQLGDSMVVAQTRKKTKTHIHTNHPGQVLEIAGALGNLNNMKIENMEIQHNHVLIKEEELNGGKAPLVEVEETVKLLFNEKNIENNVAIYAVVDNKNIADLFLKDGAAATLIGGQTKNPSVADIEDGLKKISAKTIYILPNNKNIIASAKLAAKRDKRDIIVIDTKTMLEGYYFTKNRKMNLQGLLRQLKFNNSIEITKAVRDTKVNDIEIKIGDHIALVNGALTEKAGTLEDLVKIVSDKYINDKTLSLTVVKGKTATEEANEIITAKNLKKFYMYDGEQDNYSYYIYLEQRDPSLSKIAILTDSASDLTLEMTEGLDITIIPVRLRIGENNYKDGVDISKKEFWHKLLTEKVMPKTAQPSPAEFRDYYEELFNKGYEKIISIHMSSKMSGTQQVAKVAREMIKREKDIIIVDSKSVTFGQAYQVLEAAKMAKEDAKLETILARLYEIADKMKVYFAVSDLTYLEKGGRIGRASSMIGSLLKLRPVLKIEDGEVTLETKTFGERGAISYMEKIIKNEGKNSIYLYTAWGGTNQELQSTDILKKTADTMRKIEYRGRFEIGATIGSHSGPVFGIGIISKIR
- a CDS encoding CinA family nicotinamide mononucleotide deamidase-related protein, which codes for MKAGIFLVGTELLNGATIDTNSIYIAEELNKYGIEIEFKMTVRDVMDEIVKALKYAKKNVDLVILTGGLGPTDDDITKEAMAKFLKKKLVVDEKEKNELLKKYKAYKNPNKTNFKEVEKPEGAISFKNDVGMAPAVYVDGLVAFPGFPNELKNMFPKFLKYYVKENNLKTQIYIKDIITYGIGESVLENTVKDLFTEEGIFYEFLVKDYGTLIRLQTSSKNKKNVEKIVKKLYNRISEFIIGEDTDRIENTIYECLNSGEKPLTISTAESCTGGMIASKLIEVPGISENFIESIVSYSNEAKIKRLKVKKETLEKYGAVSEEVAREMLEGLKTDVAISTTGIAGPGGGSKEKPVGLVYIGIRVKDEVKIFRRELKGDRNKIRQRAMMHALYNLLKILK
- a CDS encoding helix-turn-helix domain-containing protein — translated: MTIGEKLKKSRNDKGMSLRELATKVELSASFLSQIEQGKASPSIENLKKIAHTLDVRVAYLIEDEEDDIRNIEHVKAANVRYIESIDSNIKMGILLASNKEKNMEPIIYEIGIDGESGRDYYSHGNSEEFIYILEGELEVHVANKKYKLAKGDSLYFKSSLNHRFKNTSKKEVKALWVVSPPTF
- a CDS encoding TIGR00730 family Rossman fold protein, with translation MKKKNVTVYCGASFGVDESYQNITRKLGEWIGKNNYNLVYGGGRSGLMGLIADSVLENGGKVTGIITHFLSEREIAHDGITKLIKVDTMSERKKKMADLADIFIALPGGPGTLEEITEVVSWAVLALHPCPCIFFNFDNYYNHIRDFYDLMVEKGYMKKEAREKLCFTDSFEEMEKFIASYVPPKAREYHGE